A window of the Nitrospira sp. genome harbors these coding sequences:
- a CDS encoding RND transporter: MLVLLLVAPAGCALNQQGHREIGEALASYGRRHASAVSQYAGVPKAASPTATAPAVRDPQPVIEDGTLADLISTALERNPDILASIDTARSVASRIPQVTSLVDPMLMTRTLPEPVRTAEGDNYFVLGVQQKLPVPEKLDRRGRVALGETRMAIETLAQTRLRVIGDVKRAYFQLFAIDQAVLITKENQTLMRDLIQVARGQLVAGKRQQEDVLRAQVELSNLESQLVELGQRRVTTVALINSILDRPPSTEVPPLSEYDIRRLAPRLDELLSQAYERNPELQRFERQIERDEQSLQLAKLEYWPDFTVGLEWMQMDPRGAFRPPVNPQTGMRPRVSQMSEDGSDNWAITFGFNVPIWFERIEGGIREARERLSASRRQLRSAKNRITYQVEDALARIDSQRDIADLFATAIIPQAEQAYQVTREGYITGTSDFQFVIDNWQKWLFFRLQYYRTLGDLERSVADLEQAVGVSVIETQGANTPQSDGEGG; this comes from the coding sequence ATGCTGGTTTTGCTGCTCGTCGCACCAGCCGGCTGCGCGCTGAACCAACAGGGGCATCGAGAGATCGGCGAGGCGCTCGCCAGTTATGGACGCCGACATGCGTCTGCTGTTTCGCAATACGCCGGTGTGCCGAAGGCAGCTAGTCCAACAGCAACTGCGCCCGCAGTCCGCGATCCCCAGCCGGTAATCGAGGACGGGACGCTCGCGGATCTGATCTCAACGGCGCTGGAGCGAAATCCGGACATCCTCGCATCAATCGACACGGCAAGGAGTGTCGCCAGTCGTATCCCGCAAGTGACCTCGCTTGTGGATCCGATGCTGATGACCAGAACGCTGCCTGAACCTGTTCGAACGGCGGAAGGCGACAACTACTTCGTCTTGGGCGTACAACAGAAACTACCGGTGCCTGAAAAGCTGGACCGGCGTGGGCGGGTGGCTCTCGGTGAAACGCGGATGGCCATCGAGACGCTGGCGCAAACGCGGCTGCGCGTGATTGGAGATGTGAAACGCGCATACTTTCAGCTTTTTGCCATCGATCAGGCTGTGCTGATTACCAAGGAAAACCAAACGCTCATGCGCGATTTGATCCAAGTCGCCCGTGGACAGTTAGTCGCCGGAAAGCGCCAACAGGAGGACGTGTTGAGGGCACAGGTGGAGCTGTCGAACCTGGAAAGCCAACTTGTTGAACTTGGCCAGCGACGGGTGACGACTGTGGCGCTGATTAACTCGATTCTGGATCGCCCGCCATCGACCGAAGTCCCACCGCTGTCGGAATACGACATCCGACGATTGGCCCCGCGCTTGGACGAACTGTTGTCGCAAGCGTACGAGCGGAATCCCGAGCTTCAACGATTCGAGCGGCAGATTGAGCGCGATGAGCAAAGCCTGCAACTCGCCAAACTTGAGTACTGGCCGGATTTCACGGTCGGGCTTGAGTGGATGCAGATGGACCCACGTGGAGCGTTCCGACCGCCCGTCAACCCGCAAACAGGGATGCGCCCGCGCGTCTCGCAGATGAGCGAAGATGGTTCGGATAACTGGGCGATCACTTTCGGCTTCAACGTGCCCATCTGGTTCGAGCGCATTGAGGGCGGGATTCGTGAGGCCCGGGAGCGGCTTTCCGCATCACGACGGCAATTGCGCTCCGCCAAGAACCGGATCACGTACCAGGTGGAGGACGCCCTGGCGCGGATTGATTCGCAACGAGACATCGCCGATTTGTTTGCGACGGCGATCATTCCGCAGGCCGAGCAGGCCTATCAGGTAACGCGTGAGGGATACATCACCGGAACGTCGGATTTCCAGTTCGTGATTGACAACTGGCAGAAGTGGTTGTTCTTCAGATTGCAATACTATCGAACCCTGGGGGACCTGGAGCGAAGCGTGGCCGACTTGGAGCAGGCCGTCGGCGTCAGCGTCATCGAAACGCAGGGTGCCAACACGCCCCAATCAGATGGGGAGGGAGGATAG